One genomic region from Spirulina subsalsa PCC 9445 encodes:
- a CDS encoding tRNA-guanine transglycosylase: MFNSQDFEYGRLGSLKIQDYTIQTPFLFPVVCLVTSTKASGGGIWKYILHANNDNGLLTRNIPVMSQVLHFLNFIAKKYKGVETWRKLGIKRRYLEDSGVQYNAPIFLDSGGFQLLSKKNIDLSPYGLCLDEHQGFQSILNLQKDFGGNIIASLDYPIHPKLIESEAKERINKSLFNAIEAALLLQKSTKWNPFFYVAVHGQSRQQIEYYVRQVFKKINHPIGLAIGSLVPLRGAKKYEVIVDLLRGVKNSIPEDKKNITPIHIFGITGTLIPLLSYLGVDTFDSSSYVQEARSLSYLDPHNRIPHPILEMDNIICNCQICQKANLKHIQEAFISDVKGRPVHHGYYKSKYYADLALHNLEMDFNLVQTTKAAIRANELQEYIIEYTSQIPHLRSAVNALAYEDQSLQTRLSRVVVTCPRNLEVVDNQQIVSLKYKPEDFNISQKSFQPSDKKRILLIIPCSGGKPYSQSRSHRFIKERLEKNLSDRQKLIHKVTLSGLYGPVPEEYEQETQIVEYDFQLDPLDEVQIDLVAKRLTTYLECYKTHYHVCIAYATSKAYRIVIEKTAKEFSNLVVLPDKPKSRRLTEFFRKENVAELVEKIKSVLNEVELG, encoded by the coding sequence ATGTTTAACTCTCAAGATTTTGAATATGGTCGATTGGGTTCACTCAAAATTCAAGACTACACTATTCAAACACCTTTTTTATTCCCTGTTGTATGTCTAGTGACTAGCACTAAAGCTAGTGGTGGAGGGATTTGGAAATATATTCTTCATGCTAATAATGACAACGGACTATTAACCCGGAATATCCCTGTTATGTCCCAGGTACTTCATTTTCTGAATTTCATTGCCAAAAAATATAAGGGAGTTGAGACATGGCGTAAACTTGGCATAAAAAGACGTTATCTAGAAGATTCTGGCGTTCAATATAATGCTCCTATTTTCCTAGACTCAGGCGGTTTTCAATTATTGTCTAAAAAAAACATAGATTTATCACCTTATGGATTATGTTTAGATGAACATCAAGGATTTCAATCTATCTTAAACTTACAAAAAGATTTCGGTGGTAATATCATTGCTAGTTTAGATTATCCGATTCATCCAAAGCTCATTGAATCTGAAGCCAAAGAGCGTATTAATAAAAGTTTATTTAATGCTATTGAAGCAGCTTTACTGCTTCAAAAATCTACTAAATGGAATCCTTTTTTTTATGTAGCAGTTCATGGTCAAAGTCGTCAACAGATTGAATATTATGTTAGACAAGTTTTCAAAAAAATCAATCATCCTATTGGTTTGGCAATAGGTTCTCTTGTTCCACTAAGAGGAGCAAAGAAATATGAAGTCATTGTGGATCTTTTAAGAGGGGTTAAGAATAGTATTCCTGAAGACAAAAAAAATATAACACCCATTCATATTTTTGGAATTACAGGAACATTAATTCCTTTATTATCTTATTTAGGAGTGGATACATTTGACTCTAGTTCTTATGTACAGGAAGCGAGGAGTCTAAGTTATCTTGATCCACACAATAGAATTCCTCATCCTATTCTAGAAATGGATAATATAATTTGTAACTGTCAAATCTGCCAAAAAGCAAATTTAAAACATATCCAAGAAGCTTTTATTTCTGATGTTAAAGGTCGCCCTGTCCATCATGGTTACTATAAGAGTAAATATTATGCTGATCTAGCTTTACATAACCTTGAAATGGATTTCAATCTAGTGCAAACTACCAAAGCAGCGATTAGGGCAAATGAGTTGCAAGAGTATATTATAGAGTATACATCTCAAATCCCTCATTTACGTTCTGCCGTGAATGCTCTTGCTTATGAAGATCAATCTTTACAAACTAGATTATCTCGTGTTGTTGTAACCTGTCCTCGCAACCTAGAAGTTGTGGATAATCAACAGATCGTTTCTTTGAAATATAAGCCAGAAGATTTTAATATTTCCCAAAAATCCTTTCAGCCTTCAGACAAAAAGCGCATTTTACTGATTATTCCTTGTTCTGGTGGTAAACCTTACTCTCAATCTCGTTCCCACCGCTTCATTAAAGAACGTCTGGAAAAAAATCTTAGTGATCGACAAAAACTTATTCATAAAGTCACTCTTTCAGGATTATATGGACCAGTGCCAGAAGAATATGAACAAGAAACACAGATTGTGGAATATGATTTCCAATTAGATCCCCTGGATGAGGTACAGATTGATTTAGTAGCAAAGCGTTTAACGACTTATCTAGAATGTTACAAGACACATTACCATGTGTGTATTGCTTATGCTACTAGCAAAGCCTACAGAATAGTCATAGAAAAGACTGCCAAAGAGTTTTCCAATTTGGTCGTTTTACCCGATAAACCGAAAAGTCGCCGCCTTACGGAATTTTTTCGTAAAGAAAATGTTGCAGAACTTGTAGAAAAAATTAAATCCGTTTTAAATGAGGTGGAGTTGGGATAG
- a CDS encoding DUF262 domain-containing protein: MDDLNKIIDKKIGEVRTESLDFSFGEIVNMHKADEPEIIIQPDYQRLFRWTDVQKSRLIESILLELPIPQIFVIEKENAVLELIDGLQRISSVIQFIDPKSLGKEPLKLQGCDLIEELNDNTFEDLPLKLKLLIKRSSVRTVIIKRQSQSFLRYSMFKRLNTGGAILAPQEIRNCSARVMGDEGEKFYKFLQKMADYPSFVLCTKILPEQEKEKKGDEELVLRFFAAKNDPESFKSKVPDWLDIYMEKVITRKIDFQYEKEEREFKKVFDILGNTLGEIAFASYRKKKPVKNLSPAYYEAITIGTFRLLEQISRISMDAIKHKIINTVQSDEFKQYTGSGANKPEMLKGRIKVIETALLELIHE; encoded by the coding sequence ATGGATGATTTGAATAAAATAATTGACAAAAAAATTGGCGAAGTTCGTACTGAATCGTTAGATTTTAGCTTTGGTGAAATTGTTAATATGCACAAGGCAGACGAACCAGAAATTATCATTCAACCTGATTATCAGCGTCTTTTTCGTTGGACTGATGTTCAAAAATCACGCCTGATTGAATCTATACTCTTAGAACTACCTATTCCTCAAATTTTTGTTATAGAAAAAGAGAATGCGGTTTTAGAACTTATTGATGGATTACAAAGAATTAGCTCAGTCATTCAGTTTATTGATCCCAAAAGCCTAGGAAAAGAGCCTTTAAAGTTACAGGGGTGTGACTTGATAGAAGAGTTAAATGATAATACTTTTGAAGACTTACCCTTAAAATTAAAGTTGTTAATTAAACGCTCTTCGGTTAGAACTGTAATTATTAAGAGGCAAAGTCAGTCCTTTTTGCGGTACAGTATGTTTAAGCGCTTGAACACTGGAGGAGCTATCTTAGCACCACAAGAAATCCGTAATTGCTCGGCTAGAGTAATGGGAGATGAAGGTGAGAAATTTTATAAATTTCTCCAAAAGATGGCAGACTACCCCAGTTTTGTATTGTGTACTAAAATTCTTCCTGAGCAAGAAAAAGAAAAAAAAGGCGATGAAGAGCTTGTTTTAAGATTTTTTGCGGCAAAGAATGATCCTGAATCATTTAAAAGTAAAGTTCCGGATTGGCTTGATATATATATGGAAAAAGTGATTACCCGGAAAATTGACTTCCAATATGAAAAAGAAGAGAGGGAGTTTAAAAAAGTTTTTGATATATTAGGAAATACTTTAGGAGAAATTGCTTTTGCTTCCTATAGAAAGAAGAAACCTGTAAAAAATTTATCTCCCGCATACTATGAGGCGATTACAATAGGTACTTTTAGACTTTTAGAACAAATTAGTCGAATTTCTATGGATGCTATCAAACACAAAATAATTAATACTGTTCAAAGTGATGAATTTAAGCAATATACAGGATCGGGAGCTAATAAACCAGAAATGCTCAAAGGGAGAATTAAAGTAATTGAAACAGCACTTTTGGAGCTGATTCATGAGTAA
- a CDS encoding DUF1350 family protein produces the protein MDWQEISGGWVLTPPNPKGIVHFLGGAFIGTAPHITYRWLLEALSQAGYAVIATPFLNTLDHNAIARDVLNRFETILSRLQAKNALGQRYLPIYGLGHSMGCKLHLLIGSLYSVDRVGNILMAYNNYPVERAIPFAQQFQLTPTFNLEFTPSPEDTLDLIHTDYQVRRNLIIKFRQDDLDQSYDLLPILEPKFPQMVSMQILPGNHLTPIPLGPDVKWNAGSFFTPLDAVGQWFKQEVYRDLNRLKDEVLRWLNPVKLH, from the coding sequence ATGGACTGGCAAGAAATTTCTGGTGGATGGGTGTTAACGCCCCCTAATCCCAAGGGTATCGTTCACTTTCTAGGAGGGGCATTTATTGGCACCGCACCCCATATTACCTATCGTTGGCTGTTAGAAGCACTCTCTCAAGCGGGGTATGCAGTCATTGCTACACCGTTCCTCAACACTCTAGATCATAACGCTATTGCCCGGGATGTTCTCAATCGTTTTGAAACTATTCTGTCCCGTCTGCAAGCGAAAAATGCCCTCGGTCAGCGCTACCTGCCGATTTATGGCCTAGGTCACAGTATGGGGTGTAAACTCCATCTGCTCATTGGCAGTTTATATAGTGTGGATAGAGTGGGCAATATTTTGATGGCTTATAATAATTATCCGGTAGAACGGGCTATTCCCTTCGCCCAACAATTTCAACTGACTCCGACCTTTAATCTTGAGTTTACTCCTTCTCCTGAAGATACTTTAGATTTAATTCACACCGATTATCAAGTTCGCCGCAATTTAATCATTAAATTCCGTCAAGATGACTTGGATCAAAGTTATGATCTTTTACCCATTTTAGAGCCGAAATTCCCTCAGATGGTGTCTATGCAAATCTTACCGGGGAATCATTTAACCCCGATTCCTCTGGGGCCTGACGTGAAATGGAATGCGGGGTCGTTTTTCACGCCGTTGGATGCCGTGGGTCAATGGTTTAAGCAGGAAGTGTATCGCGATTTAAACCGTTTGAAAGATGAAGTTTTGCGCTGGTTAAACCCCGTTAAGTTGCATTAA